The DNA window ACTACTACGGAAAGCCGCTCAGCGAGCTCACCCTGGCCGAGTCGGCCACCCTGGTCAGTGCGCTCAAGTTCCCCTCCAGCGGCAACCCGATCAGCAATCCGGTGCGCAACCATCAGCGCAGCGTGTATGTGATCGAGCGGATGCTGGATGACGGTTACATCACCCCGGCGCAGGCGGCGCAGGCCAAAGCCGAACCGATGCATGCCAGCCCGCACGAGCGTCCGGTCGAAGTGTATGCGCCGTACGTGGCGGAGATGGTACGCCAGGAAATGATCGCCCGCTTCGGCGGCGAAGTGCTGACCAAGGGCTACCACGTCACCACCACCATTGATGCGGATCTGCAGACCGCGGCCGACCAGGCCGTGCGCGAAGGCTTGCAGTTGTACGACCGCCGCCATGGCTGGAACGGCGTGGAGAAGCACGTCGACGTGCCGGCCGACGCCGACGCCAAGGCCTTGTCGGCGCAGCTGACCGGGCTGGTGCCGCAGGGTGGCCTGCGCGCGGCGATCGTCGCCGCGACCGCCGACGACGGCAGCGCCACCGTGGTGTTTTCCGACGCCAGCGAGCTGGTGTTGCCCGCCTCGGCCAGCCAGTGGACCGGCAAGAGCCCGGCCAAGCTGGTCAAGCGCGGCGACGTGGTGCGCGTGCGCGCCGGCAAGGAAGTGGGCCAGTACGTGCTGGACCAGGTGCCGCGCGCGCAGGCCGCGCTGGTCTCGCTGGACGCGGACAATGGCGCCCTGCGCGCCTTGATTGGTGGCTACAGCTTTGCCGGCAACAAGTTCAACCGCGCCACCATGGCGCGTCGCCAGCCGGGTTCCAGCTTCAAGCCGTTCCTGTATGCGGCCTCGTTCGAAAAGGGCTTCAATCCGGCTTCAATCGTGCTGGACGCACCCGTGGTGTTCCGCGATCGCCGCGGCCACATGTGGCGTCCGCAGAATGACGGCGGCGGCTTCCGCGGCCCGATGCGCCTGCGCGAAGCGCTGGTGCAGTCGCGCAACCTGGTCTCGGTGCGCCTGCTGGATGCGATCGGCGTGGACTTTGCGCGCAAGTACATCAGCCAGTTCGGTTTCGAGGAAGCCGAGTTGCCGCCCAACCTGTCGATGTCGCTGGGCACGGCCTCGCTGACCCCGCTGTCGGTGGCGCGCGGCTATGCGGTGTTCGCCAATGGCGGCTCGCGGGTCACGCCGTGGTTCATCGACGAGGTCAAGGACCGCGACGGCACCGTACTGTTCAAGGAAAAGCCGGCGGTGGCCTGCCGCGGTTGCGGCGGCAGTTCGCTGGGCAACGCCGCGCCGGTCAACGACGTGGTGGATGGCTTCAACTTCGGCGCCGAGCAGGCCGCGCCGATCAAGCCGGCAGCGCCGGCGCCGGTTGCCGAAGCGCCGGTCGCGCCCGAGCCAGCCGAAGCCGCCAGCACCGTGGCCGCGCCGCGTGCCATCGACGAACGCACCGCCTACCAGCTGGTGTCGATGATGCGCGACGTGGTCCAGCGCGGTACCGGCACCGCCGCCAAGGTGCTGGGTCGCGAAGACGTGGGCGGCAAGACCGGCTCCACCAACGATCACCGCGACGCCTGGTTCTCCGGCTTCGGCGGCAACTATGTCACCACGGTATGGGTGGGTCGCGACAACTTCCGCTCGCTGGGCTATCGCGAATACGGCGGCAAGGCGGCGTTGCCGATCTGGATCGACTACATGCGCGTGGCGCTGAAGGACAAGCCAATCGCCAAGAACGATCCGCCGGCCGGCATGGTCCAGGTGACCACCAACGGCGCCACCGAGTGGGTCAAGACCGAGGATCTGGATCGCATCCAGCAGTTCGACGACTTCGGACCGGACGAGCCCGACGAAGAAGCCTTCGACATCTTCTGAGCCTCCACCGCGCCAGCCCTTCCGGCTGGCGCGTTTGCATGGCGGGTGCGATCGCCTCATTTACATTCACGAACCATCGTGTACATTCGAGCCCAGTTTCGACGCAGGGGCTCGCCATGCACCACGCTCGTCAGCACGCCGAAACCCGCACACGCGAGCGCCGTCACCGGCTCGCCCATGAAGCCGCACGGCTGATGGCCGAAGGCGGCATCCGCGACTTCCATCAAGCCAAACTCAAGGCCGCAGATCGGCTCGGCATCCACGATGACGCCTCGCTGCCGCGCAACCGCGAGATCGAGGACGCCCTGCGTGAGTACCAGCGCCTGTTCGTCGGCGAAGCGCACTCGGCCGGGCTGCGGCGCAGACGCGAGGCCGCTTTGCGCGCCCTGGAATTCTTCCATGCCTTTTCACCGCGCCTGATTGGCCCGGTGCTCGAAGGCACCGCCGACGCCAACGCGCCGGTGCAACTGCACCTGCATACCGACGATACGGACGCGGTCGCCCGCTTCCTCGATGAGCACGGCATTCCCAATGAAGGCCGTACGCGCCGGATGCGCATGGACCGCGAGCGCGTGCTCGATGCCCCGGTCTGTCTGTTCAGCGCCGAGGAGCTTAGCTTTGACCTGACCGTGCTGCCGCTGGACGCGGTGCGCCAGGCGCCGTTGTCCAATGTCGATGAAAAGCCGATGCGTCGCGCATCGACTTCGCAACTGCGCTTGTTGCTGGCCGAAGAAGAGATTGCCGATTACGAGCTCAGCGCGTCCCGCTGACGCCTGCGAAGCGCGCTTGCATGAGCCTGCACCCGCCCGCCCTCAGCTTGCGCCCTTGGGTGGAGAGCCTGTGGGCGGCGCCTGCACGCGTACCCGGCGAACAAGGCGGCCGCACGCGCGAATGGGTGATGCCCGATGGGCGCGCGCATCTGGCAATTCGCCTGGGTGGGCAGCCGCTGGGCCTGTATCGGGATCTGGACGACGTGCAGGCACGCTGGATTTCCGATGCGGTGCTCGCCGGGCCGCACGACCGCGCCTATTTGAAGGACACCGGTCAGATGACCGGTTCGGTCGGTGCCCTGCTTCGCCCCGGCGCGCTGCACGCGCTGTTCGGCGTGGCCGAGCCGCAGCTGCTG is part of the Pseudoxanthomonas indica genome and encodes:
- a CDS encoding penicillin-binding protein 1A, yielding MPRLRRYIRWAVIAGLVLSLAGLAALGILYYVVSAKVPDVQALRNVELQEPLYVYASDGRLIGLFGETRRYPVDIKDVPVPVRQAFIAAEDSDFYKHNGVDLTGIGRAVWQIASRKEGRVAGGSTITQQVARQFFLSSEYSYTRKLVEMMLAMRIEKMLSKDEILQLYLNKSFFGNRSYGVAAAAEYYYGKPLSELTLAESATLVSALKFPSSGNPISNPVRNHQRSVYVIERMLDDGYITPAQAAQAKAEPMHASPHERPVEVYAPYVAEMVRQEMIARFGGEVLTKGYHVTTTIDADLQTAADQAVREGLQLYDRRHGWNGVEKHVDVPADADAKALSAQLTGLVPQGGLRAAIVAATADDGSATVVFSDASELVLPASASQWTGKSPAKLVKRGDVVRVRAGKEVGQYVLDQVPRAQAALVSLDADNGALRALIGGYSFAGNKFNRATMARRQPGSSFKPFLYAASFEKGFNPASIVLDAPVVFRDRRGHMWRPQNDGGGFRGPMRLREALVQSRNLVSVRLLDAIGVDFARKYISQFGFEEAELPPNLSMSLGTASLTPLSVARGYAVFANGGSRVTPWFIDEVKDRDGTVLFKEKPAVACRGCGGSSLGNAAPVNDVVDGFNFGAEQAAPIKPAAPAPVAEAPVAPEPAEAASTVAAPRAIDERTAYQLVSMMRDVVQRGTGTAAKVLGREDVGGKTGSTNDHRDAWFSGFGGNYVTTVWVGRDNFRSLGYREYGGKAALPIWIDYMRVALKDKPIAKNDPPAGMVQVTTNGATEWVKTEDLDRIQQFDDFGPDEPDEEAFDIF